A window from Aneurinibacillus sp. REN35 encodes these proteins:
- a CDS encoding S-layer homology domain-containing protein, which produces MREKKKGISKLVMTGLLSVSLAGGLLPFHAEKAAASGKFSDLGSAWWAAPSIYSLYEKQIIAGTSATTFSPNSKITRAEFASILARALDRKASVQTFPFTDVAKTAWYYDSVKQAYQMGIIKGVSDTRFAPNRAITREEAAAIIAHTFNYSHSDKPLPFKDASEVSGWAKESVLAVTQKKIFGGDAGYFRPQKNLTRAEAAVVLQTALFGPAPKPEPPRKVASRTDTRLDELLMRKVEPLLGTPYRWGGTTTSGFDCSGFTQYVFKSLDISLPRTTGQQFAKGTTVSVNAMQPGDLVFFDTGSGKISHIGIYMGNNKMAHAASGQGQVKINNIDWYLSNYRVVGVKRHL; this is translated from the coding sequence ATGAGAGAAAAGAAAAAAGGAATTTCAAAGTTGGTCATGACAGGGTTGCTTTCCGTATCATTAGCCGGAGGCCTTCTGCCTTTCCATGCTGAGAAAGCGGCGGCAAGCGGAAAATTTTCAGATCTAGGCAGCGCTTGGTGGGCTGCACCAAGCATTTACAGTCTTTATGAAAAACAGATTATTGCCGGTACAAGCGCCACAACCTTCTCACCGAACAGTAAAATTACACGTGCTGAATTTGCTTCCATTCTGGCGCGGGCGCTCGATCGGAAAGCAAGCGTACAGACATTTCCGTTTACCGATGTAGCGAAAACGGCATGGTACTACGATTCAGTGAAGCAAGCATACCAAATGGGAATCATTAAAGGTGTGTCGGACACCCGCTTCGCTCCAAACCGGGCGATTACGCGCGAAGAAGCGGCTGCGATTATTGCCCACACGTTTAATTATTCTCATTCCGATAAACCGCTTCCCTTCAAGGATGCATCTGAAGTGAGCGGCTGGGCAAAAGAAAGCGTACTTGCAGTGACACAGAAGAAAATATTTGGCGGCGATGCCGGCTATTTCCGACCGCAAAAGAATTTGACACGCGCAGAAGCTGCGGTTGTATTGCAGACAGCGCTTTTCGGTCCCGCGCCAAAACCGGAGCCGCCACGTAAGGTCGCTTCCCGGACCGACACCCGCCTTGACGAACTGTTGATGCGTAAAGTCGAGCCGCTGCTCGGCACACCCTACCGCTGGGGCGGAACGACAACCTCCGGCTTTGATTGCAGCGGATTCACGCAGTATGTATTCAAGTCATTAGACATCAGTCTACCGCGCACGACCGGACAGCAATTCGCTAAAGGTACCACGGTATCCGTGAACGCGATGCAGCCGGGCGATCTAGTCTTCTTCGATACAGGTAGCGGTAAGATCTCCCACATCGGTATCTATATGGGGAACAACAAGATGGCTCATGCGGCAAGCGGACAAGGCCAAGTTAAGATTAACAATATTGATTGGTATCTATCCAATTATCGTGTCGTTGGCGTCAAACGGCACCTATAA
- a CDS encoding DUF5063 domain-containing protein: MINEDVRSFLSSVNHYCTLIDSLNCLDEKSLEKLLAALLDLYLHALKLPKVEPNNTEAPQVEIPLPKVDFDKYECYWEVVDLYKLEEPGCGSLSDDMLDIYKDLKEGIILFEQDTPNEAI; encoded by the coding sequence ATGATAAATGAAGATGTAAGGAGTTTTCTTTCCTCGGTTAATCATTATTGCACTTTGATTGACTCATTAAATTGTCTTGATGAAAAAAGTTTGGAAAAACTTCTTGCTGCTCTTTTAGATTTGTACTTACATGCACTAAAACTTCCTAAAGTTGAACCTAATAATACAGAAGCCCCACAAGTAGAAATTCCTTTACCGAAGGTTGATTTCGATAAATATGAATGTTACTGGGAAGTAGTTGACCTCTATAAATTAGAAGAACCAGGGTGCGGAAGCTTATCAGACGATATGTTAGATATTTATAAAGACCTTAAAGAAGGTATCATATTATTCGAGCAAGATACTCCTAACGAAGCAATTTAG
- a CDS encoding DinB family protein, producing MGQSKQMMNEWLTHRNVLEELLESIGDEHIDFRPWEGALTLGELALHIAGWNDVFVSMVKTEEFASPDIPECKTMEDVRKAVKDFTKKTKATYESLTDADLEAENKSSHPKLQGAKKRYLIAMYDHEIHHKGELFIYARMTGAKEVPFFR from the coding sequence ATGGGGCAATCAAAACAAATGATGAATGAATGGTTAACACATCGAAATGTGTTGGAGGAGTTACTGGAATCCATCGGTGATGAACACATTGACTTCAGGCCATGGGAAGGGGCTTTGACACTTGGCGAACTGGCGTTGCATATTGCTGGGTGGAATGATGTGTTCGTTTCAATGGTCAAGACAGAAGAGTTTGCTTCACCAGATATTCCTGAATGCAAAACAATGGAAGACGTCCGCAAAGCTGTAAAGGACTTCACGAAAAAAACAAAGGCTACATACGAATCATTGACGGATGCAGATTTAGAAGCCGAAAATAAGTCATCGCACCCGAAACTTCAAGGAGCAAAGAAAAGATATCTTATTGCAATGTATGATCACGAGATTCACCATAAGGGCGAACTTTTTATTTACGCACGTATGACAGGAGCCAAAGAAGTCCCGTTTTTCCGCTAA
- a CDS encoding DUF4180 domain-containing protein, which produces MKIRKVEVHGNNIAVVSSSEILIKDVQSALDFIATVQYEADCNRIVINKSLLSESFFDLKTRLAGEILQKFINYRVKIAIIGDFSVYENQSLKDFIYECNNGNDIFFLPTEQQAIEKVSMLK; this is translated from the coding sequence ATGAAGATAAGAAAAGTAGAAGTACATGGGAACAATATCGCCGTTGTAAGCAGCAGCGAGATACTCATTAAGGATGTTCAGTCAGCATTGGATTTTATAGCAACTGTACAGTATGAAGCAGACTGTAATCGTATCGTCATAAACAAATCTCTGCTAAGCGAAAGCTTTTTCGATTTGAAAACACGCCTTGCAGGTGAAATTCTTCAGAAGTTCATCAATTATCGCGTGAAGATTGCAATCATTGGAGACTTTTCTGTGTATGAAAACCAAAGCCTGAAAGATTTTATCTATGAATGCAACAACGGAAACGATATCTTTTTCTTGCCGACCGAACAACAAGCGATTGAAAAGGTAAGCATGTTGAAATGA
- a CDS encoding cupin domain-containing protein, translating into MKISKNNGEHYTWGDNCDGWYLVKNKELSVIHERMPVNTSEVRHYHNHTRQFFFVLSGSATLEVDGEYITLSAQEGIEIPPLLPHQMINKSNEDVEFLVISQPNSRSDRVVTNQFYES; encoded by the coding sequence TTGAAGATAAGCAAAAACAACGGAGAACATTATACATGGGGTGATAATTGTGATGGCTGGTATTTAGTAAAAAATAAAGAGTTGAGTGTTATTCATGAACGTATGCCCGTTAATACTTCAGAAGTAAGACATTATCATAATCATACGCGCCAATTTTTCTTTGTTTTATCTGGTAGTGCAACACTAGAAGTCGATGGCGAATATATCACTTTATCTGCTCAAGAAGGAATAGAAATACCACCTCTCCTCCCACATCAGATGATTAATAAGTCTAACGAGGATGTAGAATTTTTGGTAATATCTCAACCGAACAGCAGAAGTGACAGAGTTGTAACCAATCAGTTTTATGAATCATAA